The Raphanus sativus cultivar WK10039 unplaced genomic scaffold, ASM80110v3 Scaffold2681, whole genome shotgun sequence genome segment TTCTCCCCTTCAAAACCATTTTTCCAtggcggagaagaagaagaacaacatcTGCAAACCGAAAccctaaaaaagaaaaattcgaAAATGGAGGAATCGAATCAACAACACCAGCTCTTCCTCCAaatgcagcagcagcaacaaatGCAGCAGCGTCAGCAACAGCTCTTTCTGATGCAGCATCTCCAGagacaacaacagcaacaacaacaacaggcGGCCGCCATGTCGAGGCTCCCCTCGAATACTACCAACAACTCTCATCTTCTCGCTCCTCCCGGTTTAATCCAGAACCGACCGGTTAACCCGTCTTTTCTAAACCCTAACCAGAGaccgatgatgatgatgatgatgacgcaACCACAGCCACAACAGCAGCAACAAGAGAAGAAGCCGCCGATGATGCGTGCGTTGAATCAAACGGAGTTACAGTTCGCTTACCAAGACGCTTGGCGTGTCTGCCATCCTGATTTCAAGCGACCTTTCGCTTCTCTCGAAGACGCTTGCGAAAGGTTCCTCCTTTTTAATTCAGTTCCCGGTTTACCcaattgaattgaattgaattggtttattattgggTTCATGAATAGTGATTTCTTGAATGTCCAACTAAAGTCTCTGCCTTTTTAAAAGGGTTGATTTTGTGGAAGAgagtataatatttatataatataaagtctTCACCTTTATATCTCTCTGTATATGCTAAAAGTCCACCACCGCtgaaaacttcttttttttttttaataaaatgaaaaatgtagTTAGCTTATGAGGTTTGCTATTTTCTCTGTTTATGCAGGTTGTTACCTTATCACGTCGTAGCAGACTACGAAGCAGAGGAAGACGAGATGATCCTCCATTCAGACACAACAACACCGACAAGCCAGACGGTGTCTCGGAGTCAGCAATGGGACGACAACATTGCAGAGAAAGTGGGCGAGTTCACGGAGACGTTTGAGAAGCAAGTCGAAGCTTTCAACGCAATAACTCAAAAGAGGAGGGGTGGTGAATTGAGAACCGAGGAGAGGTTGGTTGTTGAGCAGCTTTTGCTCGTGGATGAGAGGAATGCGTGTATTGAGGTGAAGTCTGAGCTGGATAGAGAGATGAAGGCTCATGAGGCGAGGTTGAGAATGGCGGCTATGGCTCAAGCGGGACAAGTGATGGGTCATAATCCGTTGAGAGGTAATGCGTTTGGGAACTTTGGAGAACAACAACAGCAGCAACAGGGACGGTACATGAACCCTGAtgagatgatgatgaggatgcGTGGTTTTATGAATAGTAATAATAGTCAGAGAGAAGATAAGGAGCCAGTAGAAGACTTCTTGAATGATGAAGAAACTGGTCGACATGGGAACTGGAGAGGGAATGGTGAATTTGATTTGAATACTCGGTAAAAAAATGGAACAGAGAggttaaacttttttttctttttgatgagTCGGATACTTTGCAGACTTGTAGTTAAAACTTGAAAGGTAGTGAGTGAGGGATAAGGTGTGTTTATTCTTCTTGACTTTggttaataaaatttacagtAATAAAAATGATGCTGATGAAAGTAACTTGAACTGCGTGCCGTTGTCTTATATTAGCTACCATTGATGCAACTTGAACTACGTGCCGCTTTTATGTTAGCTACTATTGATGCAAGCAAGTCAAATTTAAAGTAGTTCAAGTGGCTCAGCATCAACACTGAAACTTTTTAGAAGTAATAAAAAACGTTTCTATAGAAATGTACCAAAGACTTTTTCAACTTACAAAAagctttttattataaacactTTTGAGTAACCCAGTCACTAAAAGAACCAAAACGTTGGCACTGGACTGGCATATATGATGTAGAATCAAACCAAAGAGACATGGAGAAACGAGGTCTTAGGGACGGACAAGAGTAGAAGCACGTTCTTGTAGATGTCTCAAGCTTTTTTCCATGCTAACTTGCACCATCTCAGCTAACATCTTCTTCGCCTTACCAGACTGATCATCACCGTCTATATGAGAGATTAAGCTCGACACTATGTTCTCTATTGTATCAGGTTGAACCTCTGACCTCGGGCTTTCCGAGTCCCTTAGTAAACAGAGGAGTCTCTGAGCTTTGGTACGAGACTTCGACGTCCCTTGAACCGTGAGCTCGAGGAGTCCAGGTATCACACCTTCTCTGAGAATCGGCTCTCTGTATTTACTCCTATCGCTTTGGCACAATGTTAAGAGCACACCAACGGCGTGTTCCTTAGCTTGTAGTGACCCATTTTCGAGAACTTCCACCACCGCGAGAACACCTCCTTCATCTGAGACTAAACCCTTTCTCGCCTCCTCGCCGGAGAGCATCAAGGACTCTATCAGTGAACAGCATTTCTCAGATGTTTTCGATGAttttttacttgttttgagaAGATTCAGGATCGGTGAGAGTGGTTTGGTCGCTAGGATCATGGTTAGGTTAGTGGAGAGCGTAGAGAGGTTGGAGAGTGCCATGACTGCGTCAGCTTTAGCCTGTGGGCTTCCGTGTTTAATGACTTTGACTAGTAGTGGAATCACTCCGTTAGCTCCGATGATGGGTTTGTTGTTAGCGGAGGCGGAGAGAGTGAGCAGAGATGCAGAAGCGTATTCTTGAAGTGTTGGGGTATTAGATTGTAAGAAGTTCATGATTGGCTCTAAAGCACCAGCTTCGACTATGCTCACCTTGTTCCTGAAGTTTGAAAAAATCAACAGCAAAAACTTAAAGTAGTCTCTTTAAAGACAATGACATCTTAGCAAATAGGCAGAAACCAATCGTTTCAAGACTTGAGTGCATTCAGATTCTCAGTCATATGAACTGTAATAAAGGGAAACAGAGTTGTAGCCATCTAACGAACTAAAGGTACGTATTGAAATGATTCATGTTTATGgacacaaaaaaattaaaagtaggCGAGGAAAAGTGAAGATAAAGAAAGGCTTTGGGGTTTAGCTTATCTACTTTGATTGCTCCTCTTTTCTCCACTATATGGTTCACATccattaacaaaaagaaaaagtgatgatgatatcagaACTTAGACCAAAAGAAGAAATTGACAATAAGGTCGTTTGCGTACAAATTAAGGAAGATTCAaaagcaagaaacaaaaaaaaatatcataaaatactaAGTCTGGTAAAGCAGGGTCCTACAGATGTACAAAGAGCTAATAAACTAAGTTAGGCAGACTTATACAAACCTATTCCCAAAGAAAGAGTTAGTTAGGCAGACTTATACAAACCTACTCCCAAAGAAAGAGTTAGTTACCTTCAGTTGATTTTCATCTAAACTACTACTTGACTTTGACCCATCCTCTGTTTCCAAAAGCTAAAAGCCTTGTTGGGTCAAAGATTCTTGATTATGCATATGAGATTGGATTGTTAATTTCCTATGTTTCTGATGTTAACTAAAAGGAGAGGGGGTTTGCGGCGTAAACTCGTCATGATTCTCTCTGCTTAGGgagataaataaaaagatatatagatTTATTGTTTTGGTCTTATCTTGCAACTTGATTCTTTGCTTTGTTATGGAATGTCAAGactttagaaaaagaaaaagctacGGTAAAACGTGACTCTAGCTTTTGTGTAGATGAATAAAAATATCGTATGCAACTAGAAACCAATCAAACCTCACGAAATATAACACGATTAAAGAAGAATAGTCAGAGTTCTCCAGAAACCACCGCATAAACCAAAGAATAGTTTAAAGTTGAGAGAAGGAATAAAGAAAGAGTATCCCTTTGTAGTACTCTAATAAAATGGATGAACCCTGataaattttgcaaaaaaatgaAGCAAAAAGGAAAGATAGAGTACACTCCAAGCAAACAAAAAGCATTTGCCAGCAAAGATAAGAGCAGAAAAAAGGTTGATGGATCCACCAAATCTGATTAAAGAAAGTGGTTAAAAGCAGAAAAACAGAGTTCgctaagagagagagattatcCAATAGATGCAATCATCCATCCATTCATGATCTTACACGAAACCGACCAAAAAGGCACGAACTGTcacttttgattatttaatatgaTGACTTAGAATTTTCTACCGGAAAAGAGTAAAAGTCATAACAATTCAGCTAATTGATCAAATCACTAATCTAATATTCAGATTTGATTGATACACATGCCCGGTCCTAAACATAATTTAGATCCCATAGCCGGATCTGAGATTAAGGaggatataattttaaaaaataataatttagagacatatttctattaaaaactCTAAAGATTTTGAAGGCTAGaattaatatttcttttcttgGACGGTTTCATCGAAGTGGATCCTCCTGACTAGTCATGTGTTAAAACTAGTACCGTATTAGCAGTTTATGTTTTCAGTTCACGTATTAGTTTAATTATACTGAAATATTAATTTCCTAATGAACTGGACTTGAATGCTGTGACTTCACTAATGTTTCATACAATTATTTGGTCAGCAACGAAGAAAGAATGCATATCTATTGATGATTTTAGCTGTTTAATTTGTTCCAAACAATATGAATCTCAGGATCGGACTTGTTGATTCTTTTCCCCCCCCACTAATTTCAAGCTTAGAAACCACTAATTAATCAGATCATCACATTAAAACAGAACACAATTCaaattgtaagaaaataagGAACGAAGAAGAAACGTACTTCTCGTATTTAACGGCGAGGTTAAGGAGAGCGAGCAGAGCCGCCTCGTGGTGCGATTCATGCGAGTCCTCTAACCTCAGCATCGAAACGAGCGGCTCGACGGCCTGAGAAAAGTGTCGGCGGCATCTATGCGACGTCTTCGTCAGCCGACGGATCTCTCTGGCCGCGAACAGCCTCGAATCCGGATCCTCCGATCG includes the following:
- the LOC130505898 gene encoding mediator of RNA polymerase II transcription subunit 9-like, translated to MEESNQQHQLFLQMQQQQQMQQRQQQLFLMQHLQRQQQQQQQQAAAMSRLPSNTTNNSHLLAPPGLIQNRPVNPSFLNPNQRPMMMMMMTQPQPQQQQQEKKPPMMRALNQTELQFAYQDAWRVCHPDFKRPFASLEDACERLLPYHVVADYEAEEDEMILHSDTTTPTSQTVSRSQQWDDNIAEKVGEFTETFEKQVEAFNAITQKRRGGELRTEERLVVEQLLLVDERNACIEVKSELDREMKAHEARLRMAAMAQAGQVMGHNPLRGNAFGNFGEQQQQQQGRYMNPDEMMMRMRGFMNSNNSQREDKEPVEDFLNDEETGRHGNWRGNGEFDLNTR
- the LOC108812141 gene encoding U-box domain-containing protein 7: MDLAGESTSLASSTVASSSSSSSVSSTDCDSPRGGDADHELLHTTTAVSVSVSSSSSSASIQRILGLIRSEDPDSRLFAAREIRRLTKTSHRCRRHFSQAVEPLVSMLRLEDSHESHHEAALLALLNLAVKYEKNKVSIVEAGALEPIMNFLQSNTPTLQEYASASLLTLSASANNKPIIGANGVIPLLVKVIKHGSPQAKADAVMALSNLSTLSTNLTMILATKPLSPILNLLKTSKKSSKTSEKCCSLIESLMLSGEEARKGLVSDEGGVLAVVEVLENGSLQAKEHAVGVLLTLCQSDRSKYREPILREGVIPGLLELTVQGTSKSRTKAQRLLCLLRDSESPRSEVQPDTIENIVSSLISHIDGDDQSGKAKKMLAEMVQVSMEKSLRHLQERASTLVRP